A window from Chromatiaceae bacterium encodes these proteins:
- a CDS encoding ABC transporter permease, translating to MPPSSLAKRIIGATLLTELWAVRSRLVVLLVRDLRAQYAGSAIGVGWNLLRPFLQISAYYFAFGIVLGMRHGGDVNASYPHYLLSGLVPWLCFIEGANRGTNSLVSAATLIKKTRLPLELLTAKAVLAPLVTYGPFVILLWAFNAAWIDPASLLPLLLWLVAQVLFTFYLAHSLAILTSVVRDIGHVFNVLLGMLIFLAPVLYSMVDVPERFRALMFINPMTPFVVGYHSLVLHGELPQYAFVLTVLIWLAVAAAFAAFLHRRARGILVDWL from the coding sequence GTGCCACCGTCCAGTCTCGCGAAGCGGATAATCGGAGCGACGCTGCTCACTGAGCTTTGGGCTGTGCGGTCGCGGCTGGTCGTCCTGTTGGTCCGCGATCTCCGAGCACAGTATGCGGGGTCAGCGATCGGCGTTGGCTGGAATTTGCTGCGCCCCTTTTTGCAGATCAGCGCCTATTATTTCGCTTTCGGTATTGTTCTTGGTATGCGTCACGGTGGGGACGTTAACGCGTCCTATCCGCATTATTTGCTTTCCGGCCTGGTTCCCTGGCTGTGCTTCATTGAAGGGGCCAACAGGGGCACGAACAGCTTGGTCTCAGCGGCGACACTCATAAAGAAAACGAGATTGCCTCTGGAATTGTTGACTGCAAAAGCTGTTCTTGCGCCATTAGTTACCTACGGGCCTTTCGTGATTCTGCTATGGGCTTTCAACGCGGCGTGGATCGATCCAGCGAGTTTGCTGCCTCTTCTGCTTTGGCTGGTCGCGCAAGTCCTGTTCACCTTTTATCTTGCGCACTCACTGGCAATCCTGACGTCCGTCGTGCGCGACATTGGCCATGTTTTCAACGTATTGCTGGGAATGTTGATTTTCTTGGCGCCGGTGCTGTACTCGATGGTTGACGTTCCCGAGAGATTTCGAGCGCTGATGTTTATCAACCCGATGACCCCGTTTGTCGTGGGCTACCATAGTTTGGTGCTGCATGGCGAATTACCTCAATACGCATTCGTATTGACGGTACTGATCTGGTTGGCTGTGGCGGCAGCGTTCGCTGCCTTCCTTCACCGGCGTGCGCGCGGAATTCTGGTGGATTGGTTATGA
- a CDS encoding peptidylprolyl isomerase, with protein sequence MSSINMNLISIVVLLVSLYSTGVVFADAKGNHVELGGYKQESLVGDDLSQEIEAIRAEKNIRVEPDRQVMFTLVDNLLTRRALALEAQDQQLIPEAEMKIRLQRQREIWLAQARMDSLARQLTDEELENAAKEIYIAHSEDYLADETVDVSHILLRTDGQCRDEAATRKLAGELHKQLMEDPGQFEALAKAHSDDVKTARKGGALGVMATKRLVEPFKDAALALSPGGISEPVETQFGLHIIRLNAYSPSAKLPFDKVKGALMAQAKKQARSTTINAHITEIKKSADYRYDEGAVQRYFENYFADSEKKKAAPGAGENR encoded by the coding sequence ATGAGTAGTATTAATATGAATCTAATATCGATCGTTGTTCTGCTGGTATCGCTGTATTCAACGGGTGTCGTCTTCGCTGATGCGAAAGGAAATCACGTCGAACTGGGGGGCTATAAACAGGAATCCCTGGTTGGCGATGACCTCAGCCAGGAAATTGAAGCGATCAGGGCTGAAAAGAACATTCGGGTCGAGCCCGACCGCCAGGTCATGTTCACCCTCGTCGATAATTTGTTAACCAGAAGGGCCTTGGCGCTGGAGGCGCAAGATCAGCAGTTGATCCCCGAAGCGGAAATGAAGATCCGCTTGCAGCGACAGCGCGAAATCTGGTTGGCGCAGGCCCGCATGGATTCCCTGGCCCGCCAGTTGACTGACGAGGAGTTGGAAAATGCGGCGAAAGAGATCTATATCGCCCACAGCGAAGACTATCTCGCGGATGAGACTGTAGACGTGTCCCATATCCTCCTGCGTACCGATGGGCAATGCCGTGACGAGGCGGCAACACGGAAGCTCGCAGGTGAGTTACATAAGCAGTTGATGGAAGATCCGGGCCAGTTTGAAGCGCTGGCCAAAGCGCATTCTGATGACGTAAAGACGGCGAGAAAAGGCGGTGCGCTCGGCGTGATGGCCACGAAGCGTTTGGTTGAGCCGTTCAAGGACGCTGCGCTCGCACTGTCGCCGGGAGGTATCTCGGAGCCAGTGGAGACACAGTTCGGATTACATATTATTCGGCTCAATGCCTATTCGCCCAGTGCAAAATTACCGTTCGACAAAGTGAAAGGTGCACTGATGGCGCAAGCAAAAAAACAGGCGCGAAGCACGACTATCAATGCACACATTACGGAGATAAAGAAATCTGCAGACTATCGTTACGATGAGGGCGCGGTCCAGCGCTACTTTGAAAACTACTTTGCAGATAGCGAAAAGAAGAAGGCAGCCCCGGGCGCGGGTGAGAATCGCTGA
- a CDS encoding ABC transporter ATP-binding protein encodes MTRVSLEGVSKAYRVYRRPQDRLRDLFFGSESFHPHWALRDVDLVLDEGDSLGVIGNNGAGKSTLMKLVSGVLAPSYGKIAVDGRVTAILELGTGFHPEFTGRENIFYSAEVLGIPHRFIKSRLKDILSFAELGSAIDEPVKTYSTGMIMRLGFSLVTSVDPDVLIVDEALAVGDHRFKQKCIGRLAEIKENGATIIFCSHSMHHVTQFCNKALWLENGSVMAVGPARVIVDRYIAANSVSEQQGVPVRSKSPRRAAAVGPRCTVKDVTLSPTDISPIIVRGTLMHVVIDFSIRVAGSYVFGVAIDRAQTGQRLVAETALECGLPALTFVPGDYRVVLGVGTDALRAGGYEVKAGLLDKTLLQIEDYRVLEIEVVDSDSIRSPALIRVPIDWDVEKRFYG; translated from the coding sequence ATGACCCGCGTCAGCTTGGAAGGCGTAAGTAAAGCCTACCGCGTCTACAGACGTCCACAGGACCGACTTCGCGATCTATTTTTCGGTAGCGAGTCGTTCCACCCCCACTGGGCACTGCGCGACGTCGATCTGGTTCTCGACGAAGGTGACTCCCTGGGCGTCATAGGGAACAACGGTGCGGGCAAAAGCACTTTGATGAAGCTTGTCAGTGGGGTGCTCGCTCCCTCCTATGGGAAAATCGCAGTCGATGGCAGGGTGACCGCCATTTTGGAGCTCGGCACCGGATTTCACCCGGAGTTTACAGGTCGGGAGAACATATTCTATTCCGCCGAGGTGCTTGGGATCCCTCATAGGTTCATTAAAAGTCGTCTGAAAGACATCTTGAGTTTTGCCGAGCTCGGGTCGGCAATTGACGAGCCGGTCAAGACGTATTCGACCGGCATGATCATGCGTCTAGGGTTCTCTCTCGTAACCTCAGTCGATCCGGATGTCCTGATCGTCGACGAAGCCTTAGCCGTGGGGGATCATCGATTCAAACAGAAGTGTATTGGTCGACTGGCGGAGATCAAGGAAAATGGCGCCACGATCATTTTTTGCTCACACAGCATGCACCATGTAACGCAGTTCTGTAACAAGGCGCTATGGCTTGAGAATGGTAGCGTCATGGCAGTGGGGCCTGCCCGCGTGATTGTCGATCGCTATATCGCGGCAAACAGCGTTTCAGAACAACAGGGGGTTCCCGTGCGATCCAAATCGCCACGGCGGGCTGCAGCGGTCGGCCCTCGCTGCACGGTAAAGGATGTCACGCTATCACCGACTGACATTTCTCCAATTATAGTACGCGGCACGCTCATGCATGTGGTCATCGATTTCTCTATCCGAGTCGCGGGGAGCTATGTGTTTGGAGTGGCGATCGACCGTGCACAGACCGGTCAGCGGTTGGTTGCCGAGACGGCGCTTGAGTGCGGACTGCCGGCATTGACTTTTGTTCCCGGCGACTATCGCGTGGTCCTTGGAGTTGGTACGGACGCTTTGCGTGCGGGCGGGTACGAAGTGAAAGCAGGTTTGCTCGATAAAACACTGTTGCAGATAGAAGACTATCGTGTTTTGGAAATCGAAGTTGTTGATTCCGATTCAATCCGTTCCCCGGCACTGATTCGAGTGCCGATTGATTGGGATGTTGAGAAGCGTTTTTACGGATGA
- a CDS encoding GtrA family protein codes for MKSLYGERLRQYVGQGSRYLLVGGAAWLVDISIFSILYPSLGVPLAQVVSRTIGAVITFFGHKDYVFLDRRYHGSVLRRQVLSYAMLWLLSFILSLLGILWLAWFVNVNEVVAKVGVETIIVVVNFLISKRMIFR; via the coding sequence GTGAAATCGCTATACGGAGAACGTCTGCGTCAATACGTCGGACAGGGTTCTCGTTATCTGTTGGTCGGTGGAGCGGCGTGGCTAGTGGATATATCGATATTCTCCATTTTGTATCCAAGTCTTGGTGTTCCTCTAGCCCAGGTGGTTTCAAGAACGATTGGCGCCGTGATTACATTCTTCGGCCACAAGGATTATGTGTTCTTAGATCGGCGCTATCATGGCTCCGTATTAAGAAGGCAGGTGCTGTCGTACGCCATGCTCTGGCTGCTATCATTTATATTAAGTCTGTTGGGAATTCTCTGGTTGGCCTGGTTTGTCAACGTCAACGAGGTCGTCGCTAAGGTCGGCGTGGAAACTATCATCGTAGTAGTCAATTTTTTGATATCAAAGCGTATGATTTTTCGATAG
- a CDS encoding glycosyltransferase family 2 protein, whose protein sequence is MRDSLILSVVIPVFNERCNLREVLDRLHAVAKGISCELEVVFVDDGSTDGSWEEICVLRNLGGAHGNLKGLRFSRNFGKEAAILAGLQISQGEAVVVMDADLQHPPELISDMVAIWREGFVVDIVEAVKIRRQKEALFFRWAAWVYYGLFRFFCGIDIRNATDFKLLDRRAVEQYLRLPEVGRFFRGLTIWLGMHSVALEFEPPPRAHGSKSWTVGRLVGLARRSIVSFSSMPLRLVTWFGVLGLMFSIALTLQTLWLHWRGQSEEGFPTVIVLILGMGSMILLGIGIIGEYVAEIYTEVKRRPAYVVADRLRDE, encoded by the coding sequence ATGCGGGACTCGTTGATTTTATCTGTCGTCATTCCTGTCTTTAATGAAAGGTGTAACCTCCGTGAGGTCCTGGATCGACTGCACGCTGTAGCTAAGGGGATCAGCTGTGAATTGGAGGTGGTTTTCGTTGACGACGGCTCGACTGATGGAAGCTGGGAAGAAATCTGTGTGTTGCGCAACCTAGGCGGTGCTCATGGCAATCTAAAGGGGTTGCGCTTCAGTCGGAATTTCGGGAAAGAAGCCGCAATTCTGGCGGGTTTGCAGATATCCCAAGGTGAAGCTGTGGTGGTCATGGATGCAGACTTGCAGCATCCCCCGGAATTGATTAGCGACATGGTTGCGATTTGGCGAGAAGGTTTTGTGGTCGATATTGTTGAGGCGGTGAAGATTCGGAGACAGAAAGAGGCGCTCTTTTTTAGGTGGGCCGCTTGGGTCTATTACGGGTTGTTTCGGTTTTTCTGCGGTATCGATATTCGCAATGCAACAGATTTCAAACTACTTGACAGAAGGGCTGTCGAGCAATATCTGCGTCTTCCCGAAGTTGGAAGGTTTTTTCGCGGTCTTACAATCTGGCTGGGTATGCACAGTGTGGCTTTGGAATTCGAGCCGCCTCCTAGAGCTCACGGCTCGAAGAGCTGGACGGTCGGTCGCTTGGTTGGACTGGCGCGTCGCTCAATAGTTAGCTTTTCGTCTATGCCACTACGGTTGGTAACCTGGTTTGGTGTTTTAGGGCTGATGTTCAGTATCGCGCTGACCCTGCAGACGCTCTGGCTCCATTGGCGCGGCCAATCTGAGGAGGGTTTCCCTACCGTCATAGTTCTTATCCTCGGAATGGGCAGTATGATCCTGCTGGGAATAGGGATCATTGGAGAATACGTTGCTGAGATTTACACCGAAGTCAAGCGCCGGCCCGCATATGTTGTCGCCGATCGACTACGAGATGAATAG